Proteins encoded together in one Deinococcus hopiensis KR-140 window:
- the tilS gene encoding tRNA lysidine(34) synthetase TilS has translation MRPVRVPTDSRPPALLLPLAAYLGQRVVVGVSGGADSVALLRALLLADVKPVVAHLDHALRPESGEDAVWVEALAARLGVPFESTRVDVAAVAARRGWNLEDAARRVRYEFLGRMAKGHEASAILTAHTGRDQAETVLMELLRGEAVLSGIPPTRGRVHRPWLAVPRSEIEAFLRALGHDWREDPTNADPAQTRAWLRTAVIPVLRARYPGLEASLVRLAALAREDDEALSALASRLTAHVPRGGQPSAVLRRSVAQVLGEAKVPYHTEHVERLAGALGAGKTAHVTLPGARHVTASGGRLHLHAQRWPTPDFSLPDGWTLRARQPGDRVRLPGGTRKLSDVLTDAKIPREERDRLPLLAHGDAVQWVGLNPPLWAEGAREVAGVPEDPLHAAMGQALALAHEAAALSEVPVGAVVLGPRGEVIGRGRNTSRGCGDMTRHAELAALREAAAVLGTPYLTACTLVVTLEPCPMCLGAALESRVGHIVYGASNPKAGALGGVTDLLASSWGHVPTVQGGVRAAEAARLLRRAFRALRER, from the coding sequence ATGCGGCCCGTGCGCGTTCCCACGGACTCCCGGCCCCCGGCGCTGCTCTTGCCCCTCGCCGCCTATCTGGGGCAGCGGGTGGTGGTGGGCGTGTCGGGCGGTGCGGACAGTGTGGCCCTGCTGCGCGCACTGCTCCTGGCAGACGTCAAACCCGTGGTGGCCCATCTGGACCATGCCCTGCGCCCTGAATCTGGGGAGGACGCGGTTTGGGTGGAGGCGCTCGCCGCTCGGCTGGGGGTCCCTTTCGAGTCCACACGCGTGGATGTGGCCGCCGTCGCCGCTCGTCGTGGCTGGAATCTGGAGGACGCCGCCCGGCGCGTGCGCTATGAGTTTCTGGGACGCATGGCAAAGGGGCATGAGGCCTCAGCCATCCTCACTGCGCATACGGGGCGCGATCAGGCCGAGACTGTCCTGATGGAATTGCTGCGCGGTGAGGCGGTCCTGAGCGGTATTCCGCCTACCCGGGGCCGCGTTCACCGCCCCTGGTTGGCTGTACCCCGCTCGGAGATCGAAGCCTTCCTGCGCGCCCTCGGTCACGACTGGCGCGAGGACCCCACCAACGCCGATCCAGCCCAGACGCGGGCCTGGCTGCGAACGGCGGTGATACCCGTGCTGCGTGCGCGGTATCCGGGCTTGGAGGCCTCGCTCGTCCGCCTCGCCGCCCTCGCGCGCGAAGACGATGAGGCCCTGAGCGCGCTCGCCTCGCGTCTGACGGCCCACGTTCCGCGCGGGGGACAGCCGAGCGCCGTCTTGCGTCGGTCCGTCGCCCAGGTGCTGGGGGAGGCGAAGGTGCCCTACCACACAGAACATGTCGAGCGGTTGGCGGGGGCGCTCGGGGCGGGGAAAACGGCGCACGTTACCTTGCCCGGGGCGCGGCACGTGACGGCCTCAGGGGGAAGGTTGCACCTCCACGCCCAGCGTTGGCCCACGCCCGACTTTTCCCTTCCGGACGGGTGGACCCTCCGTGCCCGGCAACCGGGAGACCGGGTGCGCCTCCCCGGTGGCACCCGCAAGCTCAGCGACGTGCTGACCGACGCCAAAATCCCCCGGGAGGAACGGGACCGCCTGCCCCTGCTCGCCCATGGTGACGCGGTGCAGTGGGTGGGCCTGAATCCTCCCCTGTGGGCGGAGGGCGCGCGCGAGGTGGCGGGCGTGCCCGAAGACCCCCTGCACGCCGCGATGGGCCAGGCCCTGGCCCTGGCCCATGAGGCCGCCGCACTCAGCGAGGTGCCCGTAGGCGCGGTGGTCCTCGGCCCCAGGGGCGAGGTAATCGGGCGGGGCCGCAACACCAGCCGCGGGTGCGGGGATATGACTCGGCACGCCGAACTCGCGGCGCTTCGGGAGGCTGCCGCTGTCCTCGGTACCCCGTATCTCACAGCTTGCACCCTCGTCGTGACGTTGGAACCCTGCCCGATGTGCCTGGGGGCGGCGCTGGAGTCCCGGGTGGGTCACATCGTCTACGGCGCCTCCAATCCGAAAGCGGGCGCCCTCGGCGGCGTCACGGACCTGCTGGCCTCCTCGTGGGGGCATGTTCCGACGGTGCAGGGGGGCGTGCGGGCGGCGGAGGCGGCGCGGCTGTTGCGGCGGGCCTTCCGGGCGTTGCGGGAGCGGTAG
- the ablA gene encoding lysine 2,3-aminomutase codes for MPIHPEATVRSQQMLPRNHRAPKWQDVPDAQWYDWKWQLKNRINSVEELEEVIRLTDSERAGASAEGIFRLDITPYFASLMDPEDPTCPVRRQVIPTHHELTPFTSMMEDSLAEDKHSPVPGLVHRYPDRVLMLVTTQCASYCRYCTRSRIVGDPTETFNPAEYEAQLNYLRNTPQVRDVLLSGGDPLTLAPKVLGRLLAELRKIEHIEIVRIGTRVPVFMPMRVTQELCDVLAENHPVWMNIHVNHPREITPEVAEACDRLTRAGVPLGNQSVLLRGVNDHPVIMQKLVRELVKIRVRPYYIYQCDLVHGAGHLRTTVSKGLEIMESLRGHTSGYSVPTYVVDAPGGGGKIPVAPNYVLSHSPEKLILRNFEGYIAAYSEPTDYTGPDMAVPKEWERREPGQSGIFGLMEGERISIEPKEFSESRNRPGATKHRLNSREDKWVAHGVGGSPITDTAPDGMVQVPQPVESEPQPVSGD; via the coding sequence ATGCCTATTCATCCCGAGGCCACCGTGCGGTCTCAACAGATGCTGCCCCGCAACCACCGCGCTCCCAAGTGGCAGGACGTACCCGACGCGCAGTGGTACGACTGGAAGTGGCAACTCAAAAACCGCATCAACTCCGTCGAGGAACTCGAAGAGGTCATCCGCCTGACCGATTCCGAGCGGGCGGGCGCAAGCGCCGAGGGCATTTTCCGGCTGGACATCACGCCTTATTTCGCGTCGCTGATGGACCCCGAAGACCCCACCTGCCCGGTGCGCCGTCAGGTCATCCCCACCCACCACGAGCTGACGCCCTTTACCTCGATGATGGAAGATTCCCTCGCTGAGGATAAACACAGCCCCGTGCCCGGCCTGGTCCACCGTTACCCGGACCGCGTGCTGATGCTGGTGACGACGCAGTGCGCTTCTTACTGCCGTTACTGCACGCGTAGCCGTATCGTGGGAGACCCCACCGAGACCTTCAACCCCGCGGAGTACGAGGCGCAGCTCAACTACCTGCGCAACACGCCCCAGGTGCGCGACGTGCTGCTCTCGGGCGGAGATCCGCTGACCCTCGCGCCCAAGGTGCTGGGCCGCCTGCTGGCCGAACTGCGCAAGATCGAGCACATCGAGATCGTCCGCATTGGCACCCGCGTGCCCGTCTTTATGCCTATGCGCGTGACCCAGGAACTGTGCGACGTGCTGGCGGAGAACCACCCCGTCTGGATGAACATCCACGTCAACCATCCCCGTGAGATCACGCCCGAAGTTGCCGAGGCCTGCGACCGCCTGACCCGTGCGGGGGTGCCCCTGGGCAATCAGAGCGTGCTGCTGCGCGGCGTGAATGACCACCCGGTGATCATGCAAAAGCTGGTCCGCGAACTCGTCAAGATTCGCGTGCGGCCCTACTACATCTACCAGTGCGACCTCGTCCACGGGGCCGGGCACCTGCGGACCACCGTGAGCAAGGGCCTGGAGATCATGGAGAGCCTGCGTGGGCACACCTCGGGCTACTCGGTGCCCACCTACGTGGTAGACGCCCCTGGCGGCGGTGGCAAGATTCCCGTCGCGCCCAACTACGTGCTCTCGCACAGCCCCGAGAAGCTGATCCTCCGCAACTTCGAGGGCTATATCGCTGCGTACTCCGAGCCCACCGACTACACCGGCCCTGACATGGCTGTGCCCAAGGAGTGGGAGCGCCGCGAGCCCGGTCAGAGCGGCATCTTCGGCCTGATGGAAGGCGAGCGCATCTCTATCGAGCCCAAGGAATTCAGCGAGAGCCGCAACCGTCCCGGCGCGACGAAGCACCGCCTGAACAGCCGCGAGGACAAGTGGGTGGCGCACGGCGTAGGCGGCAGCCCCATAACCGACACTGCCCCAGACGGCATGGTGCAGGTGCCGCAGCCGGTGGAGAGTGAGCCGCAGCCGGTCAGCGGGGACTGA
- a CDS encoding Lrp/AsnC family transcriptional regulator, producing MKQHGGNLDDLDHRILEELQTDSRLSMRELGRRVGLSAPAVTERVRRLEDAGVILGYGVRVASKPLGRAITAFIGVQDSGRNDPTLVRWAKKNDGVLECHSVTGDNSCILKVAVPDVGALEAMLGDLIGMGFTCDTSIVLSTPLEGKLMLPPR from the coding sequence ATGAAGCAACATGGCGGTAATCTCGACGACCTCGACCACCGGATTCTGGAAGAACTTCAGACCGACTCGCGGCTGAGCATGCGCGAACTGGGCCGCCGCGTCGGGCTCTCGGCGCCGGCTGTGACCGAGCGGGTGCGGCGGCTGGAGGACGCGGGCGTGATCCTGGGTTACGGCGTGCGCGTGGCCTCCAAGCCGCTGGGCCGGGCGATCACCGCCTTTATCGGTGTGCAGGACAGCGGGCGCAACGACCCCACGCTGGTGCGGTGGGCCAAAAAGAACGACGGCGTGCTGGAGTGCCACTCGGTGACGGGCGACAACTCCTGCATCCTGAAGGTGGCCGTGCCCGACGTGGGTGCGCTGGAAGCCATGCTGGGCGACCTGATCGGGATGGGCTTTACCTGCGACACGAGCATCGTGCTGAGCACGCCGCTGGAGGGAAAGCTGATGCTGCCGCCCCGCTGA
- a CDS encoding peroxiredoxin → MTPRVGEPAPDFDTRSDDGRPLRLSDLRGRWVVLYFYPRASTPGCSLEAQRFEAALPEFERLNAAVIGVSTDTEARQAKFRDSCGLTFPMLPDGDRAVAKAYGVMGGLGGLLGMAARQTFLVDPQGNVAWHWSNVNPATHAADVLRWLRQSA, encoded by the coding sequence ATGACTCCCCGCGTCGGTGAACCCGCCCCCGACTTCGACACACGCAGCGACGATGGCCGCCCCCTGCGCCTCTCGGACCTGCGCGGGCGCTGGGTGGTGTTGTACTTCTACCCGCGCGCCAGCACGCCCGGCTGCTCGCTGGAAGCCCAGCGCTTCGAGGCGGCCCTCCCTGAGTTTGAGCGCCTGAACGCGGCCGTGATCGGCGTAAGCACCGACACCGAGGCGCGGCAGGCCAAGTTCCGCGACAGCTGCGGGCTGACCTTCCCCATGCTTCCCGATGGAGACCGCGCCGTGGCCAAAGCGTATGGCGTGATGGGCGGTCTGGGCGGTCTGCTGGGCATGGCCGCTCGGCAGACTTTCCTGGTCGACCCCCAGGGCAACGTGGCGTGGCACTGGAGCAACGTCAACCCTGCCACGCACGCAGCCGACGTACTGCGCTGGCTGAGGCAGAGCGCGTAG
- the proB gene encoding glutamate 5-kinase gives MRVVLKLGTSVLSAGTDRLHRPRLVDLLRDMAAVREAGHEVVLVSSGAVLAGWEALRFPPRDRTLAEKQLLAAVGQGRLMHLYASIADLYGVAVAQVLLTADDFRDRTRYLNARTTLGGCLSRGVLPIINENDAVATGQLKVGDNDTLSAFVANLVEADLLVILTDAPGLYTADPRIRPDATLIPVVERVTPEVWALAGGAGSHRGTGGMHTKIQAAEIATRAGTPVVVAPGDAEHALARIVVGEALGTRFLAHGSRLEARKRWILAEIAAGRITLDEGAAQAVRERGGSLLPAGIRAVEGEFKRGQTVRLLGPDGAEIARGLTRYHAADLVRIAGHHSREIEGLLGFTYGSEAVHRDDLVRL, from the coding sequence ATGCGCGTCGTCCTGAAGCTCGGCACCAGCGTCCTCTCCGCCGGAACAGACCGGCTGCACCGGCCCCGGCTGGTGGACCTGCTGCGCGACATGGCCGCCGTGCGCGAGGCCGGGCACGAGGTGGTGCTCGTCAGCAGTGGCGCGGTCCTGGCCGGGTGGGAGGCGTTGCGCTTTCCCCCGCGTGACCGGACGCTGGCGGAAAAACAGCTGCTTGCCGCCGTCGGTCAGGGCCGCCTGATGCACCTGTACGCCAGCATTGCGGACTTGTATGGGGTGGCCGTGGCGCAGGTGCTTCTGACCGCCGACGACTTTCGGGACCGCACGCGTTACCTCAACGCCCGCACCACCCTGGGCGGCTGCCTGTCGCGCGGCGTACTGCCGATCATCAACGAGAATGACGCGGTGGCGACGGGACAGCTGAAGGTGGGCGACAACGACACCCTGTCAGCCTTTGTCGCCAACCTGGTGGAGGCGGACCTGCTCGTCATCCTGACCGACGCGCCCGGCCTGTACACCGCCGATCCGCGCATTCGCCCGGACGCCACCCTAATTCCCGTCGTGGAGCGCGTGACGCCCGAGGTCTGGGCACTCGCAGGCGGCGCGGGCAGCCACCGGGGCACAGGCGGCATGCACACCAAGATTCAGGCTGCCGAGATCGCCACCCGTGCGGGGACGCCGGTGGTGGTCGCACCCGGAGACGCTGAGCACGCCCTCGCCCGCATCGTGGTCGGCGAGGCGCTGGGCACCCGTTTTCTGGCGCACGGTTCCCGGCTGGAGGCGCGCAAGCGCTGGATTCTCGCCGAGATCGCTGCGGGGCGTATCACCCTGGATGAGGGCGCGGCACAGGCGGTGCGCGAGCGGGGCGGCAGCCTGCTGCCTGCCGGAATTCGCGCTGTGGAGGGAGAATTCAAGCGCGGTCAGACCGTGCGCCTCCTCGGGCCGGACGGCGCGGAGATCGCCCGAGGCCTGACCCGGTACCACGCGGCCGATCTGGTCCGCATCGCCGGGCACCACTCCCGAGAGATCGAGGGCCTGCTGGGCTTTACCTACGGCTCTGAAGCCGTTCACCGGGACGATCTGGTGCGGTTGTAA
- a CDS encoding glutamate-5-semialdehyde dehydrogenase has product MTTTEALTVRDQAARARASARVLRSLPTARKAAALGAIARELRAREAVILAANARDVQAAEQAGLPEPMVARLRLDAPALAAIARDVEAVAALPDPVGQTTPEEVQPSGIRVSRRRVPLGVLGVIYESRPNVTVDVAALALMSGNAAILRGGKETVHSNTALEEAIRAALTAEGLPGDAVQVIRDSARERMRELLRLDDLVDAIIPRGGAALHRYCVENATVPVIVGGIGVVHIYVDGSFTRVPEDVAKAAGIILNAKVQKPSACNALDTLLIHEAALPALPELVRPLLERGVVLRADPPALAALKAVGLEAASATETDYGTEFLALIASIRTVSGLEEALDFIAAHGNHTDVILTRDPAQAERFVADVDSAAVMVNASPRFNDGGQLGLGAEVAISTQKLHARGPMGLSELTTTKWVVVGEGQVRG; this is encoded by the coding sequence ATGACGACCACGGAAGCCCTGACCGTCCGTGACCAGGCCGCTCGCGCACGGGCGTCGGCGCGCGTTCTGCGTTCCCTGCCCACCGCGCGCAAGGCGGCGGCGCTGGGCGCCATCGCGCGGGAGTTGCGGGCCCGCGAGGCCGTGATCCTGGCGGCCAACGCGCGGGACGTGCAGGCCGCTGAACAGGCTGGACTCCCCGAACCGATGGTGGCCCGCCTGCGCCTCGACGCCCCCGCCCTCGCCGCCATTGCCCGGGACGTGGAGGCCGTGGCCGCTCTGCCCGATCCCGTGGGCCAGACCACCCCCGAGGAGGTGCAGCCCAGCGGCATCCGCGTCTCGCGCCGCCGCGTGCCCCTCGGCGTGCTGGGCGTGATCTACGAGAGCCGTCCCAACGTGACGGTGGACGTGGCGGCGCTGGCGCTCATGAGCGGCAACGCGGCCATTCTGCGTGGCGGCAAAGAGACGGTCCACAGCAATACGGCCCTCGAAGAGGCCATCCGCGCGGCCCTGACCGCCGAGGGCCTACCGGGAGACGCGGTGCAGGTCATCCGTGATTCTGCCCGCGAGCGGATGCGAGAACTCCTGCGCCTCGACGATCTGGTGGACGCCATCATTCCGCGTGGTGGGGCGGCCCTGCACCGCTACTGCGTGGAAAACGCCACCGTACCCGTCATCGTTGGTGGCATCGGCGTGGTTCACATCTACGTGGACGGGAGCTTTACCCGCGTGCCGGAGGACGTGGCCAAGGCCGCAGGCATCATCCTCAACGCCAAGGTGCAGAAGCCGAGCGCCTGCAATGCCCTCGACACCCTGCTGATCCACGAGGCCGCCCTGCCCGCCTTGCCGGAACTCGTGCGCCCGCTGCTGGAACGGGGCGTGGTTCTGCGGGCCGATCCGCCCGCTCTCGCCGCATTGAAGGCCGTCGGGCTGGAGGCCGCATCCGCCACTGAAACCGATTACGGCACCGAATTTTTGGCCCTCATTGCCAGCATTCGCACCGTTTCCGGTTTGGAAGAGGCGCTGGATTTCATCGCTGCTCACGGCAACCACACCGACGTGATCCTGACCCGCGATCCAGCCCAGGCCGAGCGCTTTGTGGCGGACGTGGATAGCGCCGCCGTGATGGTCAACGCCAGCCCCCGCTTCAACGACGGTGGGCAACTCGGGCTGGGGGCCGAGGTGGCGATCAGCACGCAAAAGCTCCACGCGCGGGGACCAATGGGCCTCTCGGAACTCACCACGACGAAGTGGGTGGTGGTGGGGGAGGGGCAGGTGCGGGGCTAG
- a CDS encoding acetyl ornithine aminotransferase family protein, which produces MTTLPKPRQPLLRTALPGPKTQAIMERDSKHLSTSYMRPYPFVPDHGEGVWLTDVDGNTMLDFFAGIAVSTTGHSHPHVVKAVQEQITKFAHVCLTDYPQEITTSLAERLVKHVEKPGEKWRVFFGNSGAEAVEAAVKLARNHTGRTHIISTLGSFHGRTYGAITLTGSKTKYKRGFGPLLPNVSHVPYPNPFRPPLGSTPETCGQAVIDHIENLFQTVIPSDEVAAIIIEPMQGEGGYIVPPADFLPALRALCDKYGIMLIFDEVQAGMGRSGKMFSFQHFDVQPDIITLAKGIASGLPISAMLAKESVMTWSVGSHGSTFGGNPVAAAAAHATLDLLEGVEKHPGCGESLMENASAVGGFIMAELKKMQAEFPFLGDVRGEGLFIGLEFVKPDGRPDGKLRDTASMAMFEKGLLNLDCGEAVIRISPPLILTREDAQTGLGIMREALAELQ; this is translated from the coding sequence ATGACCACCCTTCCCAAACCCCGCCAGCCCCTCCTCCGCACCGCCCTCCCCGGCCCCAAGACCCAGGCCATCATGGAGCGCGATTCCAAGCACCTCTCCACCTCGTACATGCGGCCCTACCCCTTCGTGCCGGACCACGGCGAGGGTGTGTGGCTGACCGATGTGGACGGCAACACCATGCTGGACTTCTTTGCGGGCATTGCGGTCAGCACCACCGGACACTCGCACCCACACGTCGTGAAGGCCGTGCAGGAGCAGATCACCAAGTTCGCCCACGTCTGCCTGACCGACTACCCGCAGGAAATCACCACCAGCCTCGCCGAGCGCCTCGTCAAGCACGTCGAAAAGCCGGGCGAAAAGTGGCGCGTCTTCTTCGGCAACTCAGGCGCGGAAGCCGTCGAGGCCGCTGTCAAGCTCGCGCGCAACCACACTGGGCGTACGCACATCATCTCCACCCTCGGTTCGTTCCACGGGCGGACCTACGGGGCCATCACGCTGACGGGCTCCAAGACGAAGTACAAGCGCGGCTTCGGCCCGTTGCTGCCCAATGTCTCGCACGTGCCCTACCCCAACCCCTTCCGTCCGCCGCTGGGCAGCACGCCCGAAACCTGCGGGCAGGCTGTTATCGACCACATTGAAAACCTGTTCCAGACGGTCATCCCCTCGGACGAGGTGGCCGCCATCATCATCGAGCCGATGCAGGGTGAGGGTGGATACATCGTGCCACCCGCTGACTTCCTGCCCGCGCTGCGTGCACTGTGTGACAAGTACGGCATCATGCTGATTTTCGACGAGGTGCAGGCGGGTATGGGCCGCAGCGGCAAGATGTTCAGCTTCCAGCACTTTGACGTGCAGCCCGACATCATCACGCTGGCCAAGGGCATCGCCTCGGGCTTGCCCATTTCGGCGATGCTCGCCAAAGAGTCGGTCATGACGTGGTCCGTGGGCTCGCACGGCTCCACTTTCGGCGGCAACCCGGTGGCGGCGGCGGCGGCCCACGCCACGCTGGACCTGCTCGAAGGTGTGGAAAAGCACCCCGGCTGTGGCGAGAGCCTGATGGAGAATGCCTCGGCAGTAGGCGGCTTCATCATGGCCGAACTGAAGAAAATGCAGGCTGAGTTCCCCTTCCTGGGCGACGTGCGCGGCGAGGGCCTGTTTATCGGCTTGGAGTTCGTGAAGCCGGACGGTCGCCCCGACGGCAAGTTGCGCGACACCGCCAGCATGGCGATGTTTGAAAAGGGCCTGCTGAATCTCGACTGCGGCGAGGCCGTGATCCGCATCAGTCCCCCCCTGATCCTGACCCGCGAGGACGCACAGACTGGGCTGGGAATTATGCGGGAAGCGCTGGCGGAACTGCAGTAA
- the trpD gene encoding anthranilate phosphoribosyltransferase, giving the protein MMHARLMNGERLTQSDAANFMREVMTGDVSGVRLAAALAALRVRGETPEEIAGFAQAMRENAVRVHVEPRDVLLDVVGTGGDGAHTFNISTTTAFVVAAAGVPVAKHGNRAASSRAGSADVLEALGVNLDAPPQVVADGINALGIGFMFARNYHPALRHAAPVRADLAARTVFNILGPLSNPAGATHLVVGVFKPELTRTLAEVLRLLGAKGATVVYGHGLDEFTVCGENTVTGLRGGEVIDRTLQPEEAGLDRHDRADIVGGSPAENAEITRALLTGGGTPAQRDIVALNVGAALRTAERVGSIAEGVAQAREVMASGAGWELLRRYAAHTRGQGAQR; this is encoded by the coding sequence ATGATGCACGCCCGGCTGATGAACGGCGAGCGCCTGACCCAGAGCGACGCGGCGAACTTCATGCGTGAGGTGATGACGGGCGACGTGAGTGGTGTGCGCTTGGCAGCAGCCCTGGCGGCCCTGCGGGTGCGCGGCGAAACCCCGGAGGAGATTGCCGGATTCGCCCAGGCCATGCGCGAGAACGCCGTGCGGGTCCACGTCGAACCCAGGGACGTGCTGCTGGACGTGGTGGGCACGGGAGGCGACGGCGCACACACCTTCAACATCAGCACCACGACGGCCTTCGTGGTGGCGGCGGCGGGCGTTCCTGTCGCCAAGCACGGCAACCGCGCCGCAAGCAGTCGCGCCGGAAGTGCCGATGTGCTCGAAGCGCTGGGCGTGAATCTGGACGCCCCGCCGCAAGTGGTGGCCGACGGCATCAATGCGCTGGGCATCGGCTTCATGTTCGCCCGCAACTACCACCCGGCCCTGCGCCACGCTGCGCCCGTCCGCGCGGACCTCGCTGCCCGCACCGTGTTCAACATCCTGGGGCCGCTCTCCAACCCGGCGGGAGCCACCCACCTCGTCGTCGGGGTCTTCAAGCCTGAGCTGACGCGCACGCTGGCCGAGGTGCTGCGGCTGCTGGGCGCGAAGGGGGCCACGGTGGTTTACGGCCACGGCCTCGACGAGTTCACCGTCTGCGGCGAGAACACCGTGACGGGGCTGCGGGGCGGCGAGGTCATAGACCGCACCCTTCAACCTGAGGAGGCGGGGCTGGACCGCCATGACCGCGCAGACATCGTGGGGGGAAGTCCAGCAGAGAATGCCGAGATCACCCGCGCCCTTCTCACCGGAGGCGGCACCCCCGCTCAGCGCGACATTGTGGCCCTGAACGTGGGGGCGGCCCTGCGCACCGCCGAGCGCGTGGGCAGCATCGCCGAGGGTGTGGCCCAGGCCCGCGAGGTCATGGCGAGCGGTGCGGGCTGGGAGCTGTTACGGCGGTACGCGGCGCACACGAGGGGGCAGGGCGCACAGCGCTGA
- the dxs gene encoding 1-deoxy-D-xylulose-5-phosphate synthase → MSRSSEKSSPAAPSSELVCASPTPLLDTVNSPEDLKRLAREALPQLSAELRDEIVRVCSVGGLHLASSLGATDLIVALHYVLNSPRDRILFDVGHQAYAHKMLTGRRHQMHTVKKEGGLSGFTKVGESEHDAITVGHASTSLANALGMALARDAQGQDYKVVAVIGDGSLTGGMALAALNTIGDLGRKMLIVLNDNEMSISENVGAMSKFMRGLQVQKWFQEGEEAGKKAVQAVSKPLADFMSRAKSSTRHFFDPASVNPFATMGVRYVGPVDGHNVQELVWLIERLSDLDGPTILHVVTTKGKGLSYAEADPIKWHGPAKFDPATGRSTPSHAYSWSSAFGDAVTELAAADPRTFVITPAMREGSGLVHYSEVHPHRYLDVGIAEDVAVTTAAGMALRGMRPIVAIYSTFLQRAYDQVLHDVALENLGVTFAIDRGGVVGADGATHNGVFDLSFLRSIPNVRIGLPKDAAELRGMLKYAQENPGPFAIRYPRGNTTRVPEGTWPELEWGKWEWTQEGNDVVILAGGKGLEYALRAAKDLPGVGVVNARFVKPLDEVMLRGAASTARAIITVEDNTVVGGFGSAVLEALSGMGLRTPVRVLGIPDEFQEHATVESVHARAGMDVAAIRTVLAELGVDVPLEV, encoded by the coding sequence ATGAGTAGATCCAGCGAGAAGTCCAGCCCGGCCGCGCCCTCCTCGGAACTGGTCTGCGCCAGTCCCACCCCCCTGCTGGATACGGTGAACAGTCCCGAAGACCTCAAGCGCCTCGCCCGGGAGGCGTTGCCGCAACTCTCGGCTGAACTGCGCGACGAGATCGTGCGGGTCTGCTCTGTGGGCGGGCTGCACCTCGCTTCCTCGCTGGGGGCCACAGACCTGATCGTCGCGCTGCACTACGTGCTCAACAGTCCCCGGGACCGCATCCTCTTCGATGTGGGCCACCAGGCCTACGCCCACAAGATGCTCACGGGCCGCCGCCACCAGATGCATACGGTCAAGAAGGAAGGCGGGTTGTCGGGCTTTACCAAGGTGGGCGAGTCCGAACACGACGCGATTACGGTGGGCCACGCGAGCACCAGCCTGGCGAACGCGCTGGGCATGGCGCTCGCGAGGGACGCCCAGGGCCAGGATTACAAGGTGGTGGCCGTGATTGGCGACGGCTCGCTGACGGGCGGCATGGCGCTCGCCGCGCTGAACACCATCGGGGACCTGGGCCGGAAGATGCTGATCGTCCTGAACGACAACGAGATGAGCATCTCGGAGAACGTCGGCGCGATGAGCAAATTCATGCGCGGCTTGCAGGTGCAGAAGTGGTTTCAGGAGGGTGAGGAGGCGGGCAAGAAGGCCGTGCAGGCGGTGAGCAAGCCGCTCGCCGATTTCATGAGCCGCGCCAAGAGCTCCACCCGCCACTTCTTCGACCCGGCGAGCGTGAACCCCTTCGCCACCATGGGTGTGCGCTACGTCGGCCCGGTGGACGGCCACAACGTGCAGGAACTGGTCTGGCTGATAGAGCGGCTCTCGGACCTTGACGGTCCCACGATCCTCCACGTGGTCACCACGAAAGGCAAGGGCCTGAGCTACGCCGAGGCCGATCCCATCAAGTGGCACGGTCCGGCCAAATTCGATCCGGCGACGGGCCGCTCCACACCCAGCCACGCCTACTCGTGGAGCAGCGCCTTTGGGGACGCCGTGACCGAACTGGCCGCCGCGGACCCCCGCACCTTCGTGATCACCCCCGCCATGCGCGAGGGCAGCGGCCTAGTGCACTACAGCGAGGTCCACCCCCACCGCTACCTGGATGTGGGGATCGCTGAGGACGTGGCCGTCACCACCGCCGCCGGGATGGCGCTGCGCGGAATGCGGCCCATCGTGGCGATCTATTCCACCTTCCTGCAGCGGGCCTACGATCAGGTGCTGCACGACGTGGCGCTGGAGAACCTGGGCGTCACCTTCGCCATTGACCGGGGCGGTGTGGTGGGGGCGGACGGGGCGACGCACAACGGTGTATTCGACCTGAGCTTCCTGCGCTCCATTCCCAACGTGCGGATTGGGCTTCCGAAAGACGCCGCCGAGTTACGGGGGATGCTGAAGTACGCGCAGGAAAACCCCGGTCCCTTCGCCATCCGCTACCCTCGCGGCAACACCACCCGCGTTCCCGAGGGCACCTGGCCGGAGCTGGAATGGGGGAAGTGGGAATGGACGCAGGAAGGCAATGACGTGGTCATCCTGGCGGGCGGCAAGGGGCTGGAATACGCCCTGCGCGCCGCAAAGGACCTGCCCGGCGTGGGCGTCGTCAACGCCCGCTTCGTCAAACCGCTGGATGAGGTGATGCTGCGCGGGGCAGCTTCTACCGCCCGTGCGATCATCACGGTGGAGGACAACACCGTGGTGGGCGGTTTTGGAAGCGCCGTGCTGGAAGCGCTGAGCGGCATGGGCCTGCGCACCCCCGTGCGTGTGCTGGGCATTCCCGACGAGTTTCAGGAACACGCGACGGTGGAAAGCGTCCACGCCCGCGCCGGGATGGACGTGGCAGCCATTCGGACCGTCCTGGCAGAGCTCGGCGTAGACGTCCCGCTGGAGGTGTAG